Proteins encoded in a region of the Pelmatolapia mariae isolate MD_Pm_ZW linkage group LG16_19, Pm_UMD_F_2, whole genome shotgun sequence genome:
- the LOC134645511 gene encoding eIF5-mimic protein 2-A-like: protein MSNQRQQKPTLTGQRFKTRKRDEKERFDPSQFQESIVQGLNQTGTDLEAVAKFLDASGAKLDYRRYAETLFDILVAGGMLAPGGTLSDDMTCTEFCLFKAQEDMETMQAYAQVFNKLIRRYKYLEKGFEEEIKKLLLFLKGFTESERNKLAMLTGILLANGNISASILSSLFNENLVKEGVSPCFAVKLFKSWLSEKDINSVAASLRKVGMDNRLMELFPANKRSCEHFSKYFTDAGLKEISDFARNQQSIGARKELQKELEDLMSRGEPLKDIIAYVREEIKKNNISEQTMIGLIWSSVMSSVEWNKKEELVTEQAIKHLKQYSPLLKAFTSQGLSELTLLLKIQEYCYDNIHFMKAFQKIVVLLYKADVLSEEAILKWYNEAHQAKGKSVFLEQMKKFVEWLKNAEEESESEEEDAD from the exons ATGAGTAATCAAAGGCAGCAGAAGCCTACGCTAACAGGCCAGCGTTTCAAAACTCGGAAAAGAG ATGAAAAGGAGAGGTTTGACCCTTCCCAGTTTCAGGAAAGCATCGTACAGGGTCTGAACCAAACTGGCACTGATTTGGAAGCTGTCGCAAAGTTCCTTGATGCCTCTGGTGCAAAGCTTGACTACCGACGCTATGCCGAGACTTTGTTCGACATCCTGGTGGCTGGTGGAATGCTGG CCCCCGGGGGTACGCTGTCAGATGACATGACCTGTACAGAGTTCTGTCTCTTCAAAGCACAAGAGGACATGGAGACCATGCAGGCATATGCACAG GTCTTTAACAAGCTCATTAGGCGTTACAAATACTTGGAGAAGGGATTTGAAGAGGAGATCAAAAAG ctgctgctgtttctcaaGGGCTTCACAGAGTCTGAGCGCAACAAGCTGGCCATGCTAACAGGGATTCTGCTGGCCAACGGGAACATCTCTGCATCCATTCTCAGCAGCCTCTTCAATGAGAATTTGGTCAAAGAAG GTGTTTCGCCTTGCTTTGCTGTAAAACTCTTCAAATCCTGGCTTTCTGAAAAGGACATCAACTCGGTTGCTGCCAGTCTTCGAAAGGTTGGCATGGACAACAGGCTTATG GAACTTTTCCCAGCCAACAAGCGGAGTTGCGAGCACTTCTCAAAGTACTTCACAGACGCCGGGCTCAAGGAGATTTCCGACTTTGCCAGGAACCAGCAGTCCATAGGTGCCCGCAAAGAGCTGCAGAAAGAGCTTGAGGATCTGATGTCACGTGGAGAGCCCCTCAAAGAC ATCATTGCTTACGTCCGAGAGGAAATCAAGAAGAACAACATCTCTGAGCAGACGATGATCGGACTAATTTGGTCCAGCGTGATGAGCTCGGTGGAGTGGAACAAGAAGGAGGAGCTCGTGACGGAACAAGCCATCAAACACTTAAAG CAATACAGCCCGCTGCTGAAGGCTTTTACCTCCCAGGGCCTCTCAGAGCTCACGCTGCTGCTGAAGATCCAGGAGTACTGTTATGACAACATCCACTTCATGAAGGCCTTTCAGAAGATTGTCGTACTGCTCTACAAGG CCGATGTCTTGAGCGAGGAGGCAATTCTGAAGTGGTACAATGAAGCCCACCAAGCTAAAGGAAAAAGCGTTTTCCTTGAGCAGATGAAAAAGTTTGTCGAATGGCTCAAGAACGCAGAGGAAG AGTCCGAGTCGGAGGAGGAGGATGCAGACTGA